Sequence from the Erythrolamprus reginae isolate rEryReg1 chromosome 2, rEryReg1.hap1, whole genome shotgun sequence genome:
AAAATAATCAACCTATTAACTTTAACACAAATCCAGGTTCTAATGCCTGATGACAAAATGAAGCTTTAAAATGACCCAGAGGGATATCAAAAgaaaaaacccacacacacactatattctAGAAGTGAGGAGACAATGCTAATTGAAAATACTGAACAATCCTGTAACCTGTTGGGTCATCCTTTGAGAGAAAGATAGTGTAATTTGATGGGACCAGAATAAACATTATACTTTGGGCtgacccaatttttttaaaatcacagtgCTGGGTGGTCCATGATCATTTACAAAGAGTATGAATcataaaatagaaaaacaattcCAATGGAAAACAATTTTAACAGTAAGTCAACATTTACTTAccgaaagaaataagaaataaacagAACCGACTACAAGCAGCAAAAGAACTGTAGAAGCAGGAACAACTTTTGACTTCCTGCCAGGTTCCCCAATGATTTTCCTTATGGAAATTGACAgaaatcatggggatgctgcaatggccacaactttaaaataaaatttgtttgaATATAGTGGAAATTACAAGTCCACAGGAATAATGGGGTCCAGGTATATTTACCTACTTTTTAAGTTAGCAGCATCGATTCAAAACACATACAGTAAATAAAACGAGTTTTAATAGTCTATAGATGTGAAATGTTTGGTAGCATTATGAAATGGAGAATGATTGTTGCAAAAACACGTGGAAAgatatagttggccttctccgggtcccgtcgactaaacaatgtcgtttggcaggacccagggaaagagccttctctgtggcggccccgaccctctggggcCAGCtcgcccctgagattagaactgcccccgccctcctggcctttcgtaagcgccttaaaacccacctctgttgtcaggcatgggggaacttagataacttccccaggcctatactgtttatgtatggtatgttgtgtgtatgttttcttaaattatgggtttttagttttaattattagatttgtattgtacattgtttttctattactgttgtgagccaccccgagtctatggagtggggcggcatacaaatttaataaatagatagatagatagataaataaatagataaatagataaataaataaataataagcaaatAGAGAAAGACATGGTTACTAAGAATAtagtatatatagagagagtaaGCAACAGTTAAGGTAAGAGAcagtaaaaatacaaaacattttGTTTTGGAAGTTGGTGAAACAAGACACTGCCAGCAGAGAGAAATGCTAAAAACACGTAAGCAATATAGAACACTGAACAACTGTAAAGTTGCAAGTAAACATGATGAAAATGAAGAAAGATAGTTGTTGTTTCCTTATACAGGGAGGAAACTTTATAGAAAGTTTATACCAACGAATGCATATTGAAACAAGTGAAAATAATTGTATGTTTCCATCTGTAAGGGAGCTTATAAAGTTAAACAAGGAAAAGGATCACTTacatcagaagaaaaataaaagacaacTGACTACAGAAGAAGTACATTACTGAAGAGAGTGATAAAAATGAATGGATGCAGAATGATATGAACAGAATACAACACTGAATATCCAGTATGGAAAGAAATATATTGAGGTACAATAGTTTGATCATATAGAGCAGATAATTAAGGAATGAATGTATTAAGGAAGACTGAATATGATAAGACGAAGATTAACAAGGTGAAATAAATCAGATGAGGAAAAATGAGTTGCTATTTAAAATACAAAAGCCAATGTACAAACATGCCAGAAGCAAGGATGATTTGCCAAGATAGAAAGGAATGGAGAAGTTATagttcttttattcttatttcaTGCCTTTTTAATTGCTTTGGTATGTTACTTCTTGCTCTGTTTCTCTTCTTTGCATAACATATTCTGATTGGGAATACACTATGATGGGATGTATGGATGCTTCAAAAGTTCAACACACACATATAGTATATTCCACACAATACAGTTTACTTAGCTTTTTCTACACAATAATGCTTATTGAGCTTTCTTAACCCAAGTAATTGTAAAAGTAATTAACAAACACATTCAGCAGTGCCTGAAGAGAAAAAGATAAAttgcaaccagaacaatctggagctGAAcccactcaaaaccgtagaaatggtgatagactttaggagaaagccTCCCATACTtcaacctcttacaatactagacaacacagtatcaacagtagagaccttcaaatttctaggttatatcatatctcaagacttaaagtggtcacccaacatcaaaaacatcatcaaaaaagcacaacagagaatgttctttctgtgccaactcaggaagctcaaactgcccaatgagctgctaatacagttctacagaggaatcattgagtctgtcatctgcacctctataactatctggttcagttctgcaacccaacaagacagacacagatttcagacaataataaaaactacagaaaaaaacaattattgccaacctgccttccattaaggacctgtatactgcacgagtcaaaaagagggcggggaaaatatttactgacccctcgcatcctggacataaattgtttcaactcctaccctcaaaacgtcactacagagcactgcacaccaattagaaactagacacaagaacatttttttgccaaatgccatcactctgctaaacaaataccaTAATTCCCttgccactgtcaaactattcgctAAGGTTAcagtactattactattagtcttctcatcattcctatcacccatctcctcccacttatgattgtataactttaacttgttgcttgcatcattatttattgtttcctgattatttatttgtaccctatgacaatcattgtattgtacctcatgattcttgacaaatctatcttttctttttatatacactgagagcatatgcaccaattgttgtacatactcctgatcagttggaggatgatgaagatattgagtactcggattcagatagtgtttatgaagtagtgggggggggcggggttacaggtagtagaacaggtgggaggccagccacaggatggggctatgagttcaggatctagtgagggagaatcaaatgctcgctgggttaatcctaaattcagaagaattcagaaacgtagagagcaaaggtctggaagaagatattaaggagaggaatgggttaaatattgtagtgaggtaattggcacgtcagggggctagtggagaagaagggtggagtttcaacgttgatgaaagaaatatggaggtccTTTCAccatgctaaagtaagccaaagtattttgtattgtatttagccagtgctgctgtcttttttaaagctatgtatttaggaaataaatcttgtgtaGCAGGAAAAGAtgtgtgagaaatgcggctagaagagagataatgaaccgattgatgtctggaatgtgttgaagtacaagagagcagagaaataaatggagttgctttattcatgaaatgatgcatttaatgagagttatttgtaattagtaaacttctaccagaaagcagaacaccaatgacaaattccttgtgtgttcaatgacacttggccaataaagaattctattctaaatattatCCAATGCTTCATATactgaaaacatttttctttctgaTTAGAAATGTTATTGgatctaatttatttaaatacatttacTTAATTATTGTTTATAGAGCAACTTCAATCCAAAAGAAGGAGACAATAACAAACCAGTTATTTATTATCCCATATAAAACAGTACTGATATGGTTGAAGCTAGTGGACAGTCAGAATGTAAGCTCAATGTGAAGAACATACTCAATATACTTCCTGTATGAAAAAGAACCTTAAGATCTACATGAAAGATGTAAGACACTACTGAAAAATGCAGCAGGAAAAACTCCCAAATTGTAAAAATGACCAGATGGAAAATGAAAGTTTTGAGTAGTAAGGTTATATAAGCAATGACTGAAGACAGACTTTTAAAGTCAAGCAAGAATTACCACaaaaagtggggggaaagatcagaaaaacCATTGGCAATGGACAGTTAAAATAGGGCACTCAATAATAAACATGGGAGAGATCTAATAGAGCCAAAcaagattaaaagaaaaagggaataCTATACTAAAATCCTGTACAAATAGCAGTGCAGAGTGATAGAAACATTTGTAAAAAGAGACTATGTTCAGGGATCAACTAACACAAAGAAAGATTGGTTAAAAATGTTTACAGAAAGATTTCAGAAAAGAGGGAAATGAGAGACTGATATTAATTTTCTTATTGTAGAGAAGTATATAAATATACAGATACTTTCTACAATGAAGTGGGCATTTTAGCTCTAATAAACAAACCAGGGTTAATGGAAAGGATAAAATAATTTCTGGAGGTTCACctttgcttcactgactggagtAAGGCCTTTAACTTTCCAGATTATGCTAGAAAATGAATGTGATAAGACTAGTGAAAATGACAGAACTTATTTTTCAGAAGTACAGTAAAAACAAACAAGATGCTACAGTACAGTAAAATGGAAATATGGAGAAATATGAAATATTCAGGCAATATTAGCTGAACATAAAGAAGAGTTATGCGCTAGAGCTCAGAGTAGCACATTGTGAAACAAAACTCGAAATTGAAAAAAAcctattttaatattaaaaaaccaaagatAATATCAACTATCATGCTCAGTGAACTCACAGTTGACAGTGAAGAAATGAAGACAATGTAGATAGTTTTGTTTTCTTCATCCCAAAAGAGATAAAATTGAATAGTGCCCTATAGAAGACAGTAAAACTGGAGAAGGTGGCAATGGTAAACTTAGGCAAATGCATAAAGGATATGGATATTCTAATGAAATCAACTATTGGAATAGTTACAATAGCAGCTTGTCTAGTGTTAAAAGATAGCTGTGAAAGCTGAAGATAAAGACACCAGAAAAAAATGTACTTCTCTGAATCATGATGTGGACAAATATCACTACAGATGCTGTGGATTGTAAGAAGAATTGATAAATTAAGAACAGCACGGACTACTCCCATAAATGGGTGATCAGAAAACAGAAAGATACATACTTTGGGCATATGTGCAAGAAGATAAAGGACTAGAATATTTACTATATTTGGCAACATTAAAGGAGATAAATGGGGAAGGAAATACATAATTGAGGCAAATGCCGAGGTTGTTTGGGAATTCTGAGTCCTAAGAAACAAGCAAACAACTTCCAAAAAATATTGTCAAGAAAAGTTCTTCCCCAGGCAGTTGACAGGATTCAAAAACtcaaaaattgcaaaaaatgggccggGAAGAGGGGTGGGAGGAATACAACCTTTAAAATTTTGACCAGTGAGGCAGCACAAATCAACAAGGTATTTTCACTAATGAtatgttattattttaagcatatcCAAAATAGAGCTCTTTGTTACCTGAATAATTTTTCACCTGGAACATAGCAATCTGAGTGGTAATAAGTGCATTTCCCAACATGTATGCTGTATTCTAAAACAGGATGTTTTATTGTTAAGGACACCTATTGCATCTTGTTCTGAAAGGCATGTTCTCAGAAATGCATGTCCCACCCACTCTCCTGGGAACAACTCTGAACTAGCCTTCTTGCAGCTTCCTTCTCTTTGCTTTCCTCCTAAATCTCTCAATTTCTTTGTTTCTGGGACAGAGGAATGGCCTGAAAGCACTGAGCGAATATGAAATCCTATTTAAGAAGAGACTATTGCAAAAGTAGATTGACACAGCCATGTTAAAAATAGATACTGTTAACCTATGGAGCATCCCTGGAGACACCTTAATAAAAAAAGACGGTTCTTTGGAATTTAGCTCACAACTTGGGAgctcaagatgatgatgatgatgatgatgatgatgatgatgatgatgattattattattattattatgtaaataataatgtaaatgttaataatgataataataataataataataataataataataataataataaaaaaaaaatatacatcacacagtcctacaAGCATggaaagtgtttgacttgtgatattgtgatacaaaatccagtatATCAAACTCGTTtgttgtgtattactgtttttttgtgaataaaataacagtagtaacaacaacaaattggaaaggaccttggaggtcttctagcccaacccctttcttgggcaggagaccctacactacttcagacaaatggttatccaacaacttctggaggcaaaccgttccactgatcaattgttctgtcaggaattttctccttagttgtaaatTGCTTTTCTTCtcgattagttttcacccattgcttcttgtcctaccctcaggtgctttggagaatcgtttgactcccttttcttgtatcaacccctgagatattggaacactgctactaGATGAAGAACTTGGAACGGGAAAGCTTACCATCCactctggaattttttttaaatttttttttaaaagcaccgtTATCCTTCCCTAAAACCGCTGCGTGGACACGCAAACTTTCCAAAGTTTAGCCGGTAATGAATTTTCACCGGTTCCTCACGTTCAACTTTTTCCTCTCCTGCACAGCTGATGTCCGTCcccgtccgcccccccccccccccacggccgTTCTGGGTTCTAAtatacacccccccacacacacatctaAACAAATGCAAAGGCCAACAATGAGTCCCAGCCCGTCAAACGGAGAGGAGGATCTCCGGGAACTTCAAAGACCTCTCCACAGCCTTGACTTTGAAGCGTCTCTCGCTCGCTCTCGCCCAGCGACAGAAGTTCAAGTCGGCTCCCTCAACTCGAGAGGGGGGAGCGTGTTGTGTGTTGTGTTTTAACCCGGCCTCCTCCCCTTGGGACAACCCAGCCGAGCCACGCAAGCCCTCCCCCGTCGTGGACAGAAAGGCAAAGGGGGCTGCAGGGTAGGCAAAGGGGGCTCTTcaatgactcgtggacttcaactcccagaattcctgagacaatcatgttagctgagggattctgggagttgaagtccacctgtcacaGATATACCCTGGCATAAGgcgttaaaaagggggggggaccgtGCGGGGCGAGAAGACGGCGCTGTCCCGCGTTTCTTCGTCGCGcgcgctctctctctcctctccactcACATGTGCGGGTTGCGCTTGAAGGCGCTGTTGATGTCCTTCACCACCCGCTGCACCAGCACCGCCACCTCCTCCGGGGACTCGGCCATCTTCGGGCTGCCGCCGCGGCCGCCACCGTAGTTTTACGACCGGTAGCAGCACCGCCGCCGCCGTCCCGCATAGGAAGGCCGAGGGAAAGCAAAGCGCATCCGGGTCAGAGGCCTCGGCGAGGCGGAGCGCGGAGGCTCGGCGAAAAGTGAAGAAGCCGACGGGGAaggcccgcctcctcctcctcctcctttcgctCGACCTGGTCGCCCTGGAGCCTGGACAAACGAGAAATTGTGggggggatggagggaagggaaagggtgcTCTGAATGGCCCGTGCTCGGTTCTCAAGCAGGGGGGTATTAAATCATGAGCCGAATACACAAGCAATGTTTATTGAAGCAACAACTCTAAAACCAGCCTTAATACATTACAGGGGGGGacgattctttattggccaagtgtgactggacacacaaggaatttgtctttggtgcatatgtacatacaagaaaaagatacatttgtcaagaatcatgaggtacaacacttaatgattgtcataggggtcaaataagcaatgaagaaacagtcaatattaataaaagtcttaaggatacaagcaacaagttacagtcatacagtcctaagtaggaggaaaagggtgataggaacaatgagaaaaaactagtagcaaatagaagtgcagactgagtaaaaagtttgacagtgttgagggaattatttgtttagtagagtgatggcgtttgggggggaaactgttccaCCTGCCATCCCTGTTTCCTTTACACAACTCCCTGCTCTATTTTCTCCAGGTGGTTTGAATGTGGGAAGAATCCTCCAGATATTTTGAAGTGAATTATTCCTCTTTTAAAAGTCATGGATTACAGTTTTTAATGATGTACAAAACgaatagccgcccagagtccttagggaatgggcggcatataaatttaattaattaagataTAATTAAAGTCATCCTCAGCTATCTGGGGTTTTAGCGCCTTTCTTCAAAAATAAATTGAACAAATATGGATGgaattggaataataataataataataatattaataataatttattagatttgtatgctggtcctctccaaggactcggagcggctcacaacaggacaatacacaatatcaacagtagagatcttcaacTTTCTAggctctatcatatctcaagacctaaaagggTCAAACTGCCCAAAAagttgctgattcagttctacagaggaattattgagtctgtcatctgcacctctataactgcctggtttggctctgcaactaaacaagacaaacacaaacttgGACAGATAattggaattgcagaaaaaacaattgctgccaacctgccttccattgaggacctgtatactgcacgaatcaaaaagagggcagtgaaaatatctacagacccccttaaatcctggacataaattgtttgaacttctaccctcaaaatgatgctagagggcactgcacaccagaacaactatatgcaaggacagttttcccccccaaatgccatcattctgctaaacaactaattatcACAACACTGTTACACAATAATGGGTTTCACTTAACTTTGCTGCTGGTTCCGAGATGTGCATGCGCTCACCACTTCTGTACATGTGcggaagcttctgcgcatgcgcagatcatCTGTGAtaatgtccaggtgggtgggcggagccttccgTCCCCACCCCCACTTTGTACAAAGCAGGGCAAacaggtagcaacccaccacgccaaactatttactaagattgcattaatattgtttttctcatccttcctattacctatctcttACCACCTCTGTGTtgcttttatctatttatttcctattgtgatttgattgcttattagtaatctacaactatcactaagtgttgtatcttatgattcttgatgattgtattttatttttctttatgtacactgagagcatattcatcAAAGATAAATTTCTGGTGTGTCtgatcatacttggccaataaagaattctattctaagttaacagctgaattttataatttaacaattggggaaggggaagaagattAAAACCAGTCAACTTTATTTCTCATTCTTATAGCCCTGGGAAAGCCTTGGTCTAATCTGAAACTATCACAGCAGCTGATAAAACTTAATGAAATGTTTCTACTGACTCCCATTTTCATTCTCACAATCTGAGCAtcgttttttttctcctcctctaagGAgtcctcttctctctttttgcttTGCTTAAGAGTTTACTCATCATACTTATATCATCACACAAAgtcaaaaaaaatcaaacaactaTGTTTTCCTGTATTCCTCATTTTGACTTAGTATTAAATTTGAATTCTGCTATTAAGGGTTTTATTAAACATGCTGTCTTAGCACATTATGCGAACCAAGTCACTGGATTTATAACTCTTGAGTTACCATAATAAAATTGTTACACTAATATAGAGATTTTTGCATTCAATTTAATATGATATGATTAttatattttgaatttatttatttatttatttatttattggatttgcatgacgcccctctctgaggactcagggcgactcacaacatatcaaaacaataaacaatatacggtacatatctaaaaaatccaattaatatagctaaaaactttaaaaactctaataaacatttaaaaccattcccattcacacagcaagacatattacacttgttggccagggggatagggtctaatggccccaagtctggcggcacagataggcctttaaacttttacggaaggcgaggagggtgggggcagtgcgaacctCTGTCTTTATATTGTACTGAACATACTGAAATATACTGAAATTATACTGTCTTCACTTAGCACCTTGTATGATTGAGCAAAGTAAGTGTCATTATTATATCGgtattctttcttattttcttcaacTGCATATTTTAAAGTGGATTTTCGAATTGCCTTTCTGAAATAGATCTTTTTCTATAATTATTTCACTTACTAATTTTTCACCCAATACTTTATCAgcttttttattataaaaaacccaaaatgggGACATAAGGTGGGGCTTTTAGATAGAAAAGTCCTGGATTACTGTCtcgtttttttttaagtgttgcAAAATGCACACTTTGATTATTTACAGAAGAAAAGGTTGGAGTAGTCTTGGAATATATATATTGATGGCAAGCTTGGCATGATATCTCACATTTTGAATATTTCCATAGTATTACCTTGTAAGAATTATTTGTAGCTTTCCCCTTGACTTACAATGAACAGACGGAAAAGTAGTTCCAGCCTCTTGGCGGAATGCTTTTGAGGTTTGTTATTTTCCTCTATAGCATCAGTGGTCACCATGGAGACTAATGTGTCCAGCAAAGAATGAAGGCTGCGAcagattccttccttctttaccgttcatttcatttattggcttGAGAAAATAAGCCAGTGAAAGcttggaactttgagaaataaTACAGAGAGAGTGGTCTCAAGATTAACTTCTTAGTTATAATACCCTCATCCCAAACGAATGTGAATATTCTGCTGTGAACTGCTGTATGGTAGGAGGAATAATACTGAATTAATTTCAGATACAGTGGTCCTGTGGAAGTGGTGAAAATCCAAAATCATTTGAAGATGGAATTGGGGCCACCAGATGTGATGGAGCGCAAAGGAGCGCTGACCTTGCGCTCCAATTCAGCATATTATGGGAGACCCACTCTTGTCTCTGGCTGGTAAGAAAAAAATAGTGTTCAATGGTCTGATGTGGTTTAAGATCACTCTTTCTTAAACAAGAAAGAACCTCACCTGATCTGACTAAGCCACAAGGTGTCATTCATTCTGCCTGTTCTCAATATGAAGAAGCTTAGCCATTGAGTTAGTAATATTTGAAGTTGGCTTTCTTTTTCAAATGTTGTGGTTTATTTTGGTATGATTTCAGATTTATTTAGAGACTTCTAAGATTTTCCAAGAAGTGCTCTTATATGGGACTTGATTAAAATAAAAGTGTAATCAGCTCTGCATATACATATATTTGGGGCTGACTTGTAATATTATGCCAGTAGTAATGTAGAtattggcaacttttaaaacatgttttagtattactattttattatttcttataaagGTTCCAGAATAGAGAGGCTGAACCTAAGGATTATGATATACATGAAGTTCCTATGGGTTCTAAAAACTTATGCCAGTCTACTTACTGGAGATTTGGAAACATGGATCAAGTAAGATAGCTTATTGTTGATAGCATGTTTGTTTGATTATGTTGATGTATcccattcatatttatttatcatcaatatattaccacacagcatagccatttatgggatacagctgtactgtatattgttattaaGTTAATAAATATTATGTAAAAATTTTAGAGGGCTGAAAATGGATATTAAAACCATTTACATTAACTTCAACCAACACCAATGATTTCTAGAATACCCCCTCCCCAAAACCTGGATTGTGCAATTTTGTAGATGTTTTACTATCATTTAGTTgcaatgtttatttccagccatGAAAGAGAACTCTGCTTTATTTATGAATAGAAAATGACCAACTCATCCTTAATTAATTCACTACCCAAATGTTGACATTATAACAATAAGAATAGGACATATATATATTCATCATATGAACCAATTGGTTTAAAACATATTGattggggtggaaatgtataaatTATAAGAGTGAAGTTATATCTCCAGGATTTCAACAGACATTAAATGTTGGTTATTagagcactttaaaaaaaattgtactgcATTGGAATTATGTAATGATTCCTTGTTCTAACATTTAACTTTTAGAAATGGACAACAACCTATCAAGATTATCTGTCATCTCCACAAAGcaaaaaagaatataaagaacTAGAGATTTTTAAACCTTTGCTGGATGAAGATGGCTTTCACACAATTGTTGTTGACAGGCATTTCTGATATTTTCgcatctataataatttaaataatactatcatataaaatactgtatatcattatCATCTTTTTTGTCCTATTTCTTTCTAccttatacagtatttgttttttaaaactttgggaGCAATTAATCCTTTATTATTACATCTATTCTCTGATAGATTTTACAGTTTATTAACATTCACAAAGCATTAAATAAAAGGAGAAAACAGTAACTGATATCCTGAAAACTACGAAGTTAATGTAATAatgattctttttaatattaaagaGTTTATAATTCATCCACTAGAGGGCAGTGCAACAATGCAAAGTAcagtaaagaaacaaaaaacacatgtatgtatgtactgtatgtatgtatgatataTTAGTTTTTTCTAAGGTTGCACTGCCCTACACTTTTTCCTTTGTTAAAGCCTATTGAATTAATTTTGACTTAAGACTGCCCGCCCAACTGTCCATTCAGCATTGCCAATTGGATCTAAAATAAAGCTTGCATTTTCCTTTAAGTTTCCTTTTAATCTGAaagctgtttctctctttttttcctcttaggGACACAGGCCGACCTGAAACAGGTTTTTGTGCTGTATTACCACGCCACCCACCAAATAAGTTTAAAATGTTTGTATATCCATATATGCTACCTATTTGAGTTTTACTATGAAGTCCAGATTTCGTTGTGCTTCGTGTTGATGCTTATTGTGATCTGTAATATGATAAAAGTTTCTATATTTGTACCTCATAATATTACCTTGGTACTTAAAAGTGTCTGATAATTTTATTCTTGGCATTACCAGAATACTTAAACTTCAgtttcatgtacagtggtacctctacttacaaacttaatttgttccgtgaccaggttcttaagcagaaaagtttgtaagaagaa
This genomic interval carries:
- the CFAP95 gene encoding cilia- and flagella-associated protein 95, whose protein sequence is MELGPPDVMERKGALTLRSNSAYYGRPTLVSGWFQNREAEPKDYDIHEVPMGSKNLCQSTYWRFGNMDQKWTTTYQDYLSSPQSKKEYKELEIFKPLLDEDGFHTIVVDRDTGRPETGFCAVLPRHPPNKFKMFMDTTYRLDYIPPYDYIPYITPDLSGYSVVHRKCNSQFTDTVDYRRHGINTWQDESGVYANSDLKQKVFPVTNPIPRYLEEGTKQ